One Desulfotomaculum sp. genomic window carries:
- a CDS encoding transcriptional regulator, which yields MFDKSMKTLLTCRLFKGMNNAELMSVLTCLNPKVCSYKRNEPVAMEGDQLTGLGIVLAGDIVITRENAVGDRIIIAMNGPGEMFGEIAAFAGSFRWPDTIIAREACEVMYLPGEKIVGSCANACASHKLMIANILKIISLKALMLNRKIDYLMIKNMRGKVCAFLFEQFKKQGKQTFVMPLKRNELADFLNVSRPSLSREMGKLRDDGIIDFHRASIKIKDLNTLKTLAE from the coding sequence ATGTTTGATAAATCAATGAAAACACTTTTAACATGCAGGTTGTTTAAGGGAATGAATAATGCTGAATTGATGAGCGTTCTTACCTGCCTGAATCCGAAAGTCTGCAGCTATAAAAGAAACGAGCCGGTCGCAATGGAAGGCGATCAATTAACAGGTCTGGGGATAGTCCTTGCAGGAGATATCGTAATCACCAGGGAGAACGCAGTCGGCGACCGGATAATCATAGCAATGAACGGGCCTGGAGAAATGTTTGGTGAAATAGCCGCATTTGCGGGTAGTTTTAGATGGCCTGATACAATTATAGCGCGTGAAGCTTGCGAGGTAATGTATCTGCCAGGTGAAAAGATAGTCGGCAGTTGTGCAAATGCATGTGCCAGTCATAAGCTGATGATAGCAAATATACTTAAAATAATATCTTTAAAAGCTCTTATGCTGAACAGAAAAATTGATTATTTGATGATCAAAAACATGCGTGGAAAGGTCTGCGCTTTCCTGTTCGAGCAGTTTAAAAAACAGGGTAAGCAAACTTTTGTCATGCCGCTGAAGCGAAATGAACTTGCAGACTTTTTAAATGTATCCCGGCCTTCTCTTTCACGTGAGATGGGGAAACTAAGGGATGATGGAATTATTGATTTTCACAGGGCTTCGATAAAAATCAAAGACCTGAATACCCTGAAGACTTTAGCAGAATAG
- a CDS encoding ferredoxin, which yields MKRKIIKIDDDRCNGCGLCIDACHEGALQLVEGKARLVSDIYCDGLGACLPACPTGAIIFEDREAEAFDEEAVKKHLETRVNSIQEKLACGCAGIEARTIERKDEAITVPARDTVLSGSQLRQWPCQIKLVPVNAPYFDNAHLLVAADCTAYAYHNIHNHFMSGKITIIGCPKLDNENYAKKMTEIFKAHEIRSVIVLRMEVPCCSGIANMVKQALADSGKIIPLSVVIITIDGCILGDSQK from the coding sequence GTGAAAAGAAAAATCATCAAAATAGATGACGACAGATGCAACGGGTGCGGACTTTGCATTGACGCCTGTCACGAGGGAGCTTTACAGCTTGTAGAGGGCAAAGCAAGGCTTGTTTCGGACATTTATTGTGACGGACTGGGGGCTTGCCTGCCGGCGTGCCCCACAGGAGCAATTATCTTTGAAGATCGTGAGGCTGAAGCGTTTGATGAAGAAGCTGTTAAGAAGCATTTAGAAACTAGGGTTAATTCCATACAGGAAAAATTAGCCTGCGGATGTGCCGGCATAGAGGCCAGGACAATAGAAAGAAAAGATGAGGCAATAACCGTTCCTGCAAGAGATACTGTATTAAGCGGATCACAGCTTCGTCAATGGCCCTGTCAAATAAAGCTTGTGCCAGTTAACGCCCCCTATTTCGATAACGCACATCTGCTCGTGGCGGCAGACTGTACAGCTTATGCCTACCATAACATCCATAATCATTTCATGAGCGGCAAAATTACTATCATCGGCTGCCCGAAGCTGGATAATGAAAATTACGCAAAGAAAATGACAGAGATATTTAAAGCACATGAAATAAGAAGTGTTATTGTGCTCCGTATGGAAGTACCCTGCTGCAGCGGGATCGCAAACATGGTTAAACAGGCATTGGCTGACAGCGGAAAGATTATACCACTGAGCGTTGTTATCATTACTATCGACGGCTGCATTCTTGGTGATAGTCAGAAGTGA
- a CDS encoding 3-hydroxybutyryl-CoA dehydrogenase, which translates to MNVEKIKNICCLGTGTMGHGIALVFAAAGYQVRMFGRSDDSIKRGFSNIEAALEIFCKNGLVQKVIIPEILGRVKGVTAMEQAAENADFVIESVAEDLAVKQEIFAEMEKLCPPDTILATNTSGLSPTAIADVLEHKERFVVAHFWNPPYLLPLVEVVPAEYTVKHVVDTTWQLMDKIGKKPVLLNREALGFIGNRLQLALLREALYIVESGIATKEAVDTTVKYSFGRRLSTTGPLESTDLGGLDIFYNISKYLLKDLCSSTIPSLILKAAVEKGNLGSKTGTGLYEWTPEKLENVKVARDKHLIEWLKKDKEMQIDILSQEQS; encoded by the coding sequence ATGAATGTAGAAAAGATTAAAAACATCTGCTGCCTGGGGACGGGCACAATGGGTCATGGCATTGCCCTCGTCTTTGCAGCAGCAGGTTATCAGGTTCGTATGTTTGGCCGTTCAGATGATAGCATAAAGCGCGGTTTTAGTAATATTGAGGCCGCACTTGAAATTTTCTGTAAAAATGGTTTGGTTCAGAAAGTGATTATTCCTGAGATATTAGGGCGGGTTAAAGGTGTCACAGCCATGGAACAAGCCGCAGAAAACGCGGATTTTGTTATTGAATCAGTTGCCGAAGATCTCGCTGTCAAGCAGGAGATCTTTGCGGAGATGGAAAAACTTTGCCCACCGGATACGATATTGGCAACCAATACTTCCGGTTTAAGCCCGACTGCCATAGCTGACGTTTTAGAACATAAGGAACGTTTTGTCGTTGCTCATTTCTGGAATCCGCCTTATTTATTGCCGCTTGTTGAGGTAGTCCCGGCAGAGTACACAGTGAAGCATGTAGTTGACACAACCTGGCAGCTGATGGATAAAATCGGTAAAAAACCGGTATTATTAAACCGTGAGGCACTGGGTTTTATCGGTAACCGTCTTCAATTGGCGCTGCTTCGTGAAGCGCTGTATATTGTGGAATCAGGCATTGCAACCAAAGAAGCAGTTGATACAACCGTTAAATACAGCTTTGGACGCCGTTTGTCAACGACCGGCCCGCTTGAAAGCACAGATCTTGGCGGTTTGGATATTTTCTATAACATTTCTAAGTATCTTTTAAAAGATCTGTGCAGCAGCACAATTCCTTCACTGATATTAAAGGCTGCGGTTGAAAAGGGAAATCTGGGTTCGAAAACAGGCACAGGCCTGTACGAATGGACGCCGGAAAAATTGGAAAACGTTAAAGTTGCCCGTGACAAGCATCTAATTGAATGGCTGAAAAAAGATAAGGAAATGCAAATAGATATACTATCTCAGGAACAAAGTTAA